One genomic window of Penaeus chinensis breed Huanghai No. 1 chromosome 35, ASM1920278v2, whole genome shotgun sequence includes the following:
- the LOC125044150 gene encoding uncharacterized protein LOC125044150 yields the protein MTVEHIRAVQSLITSWGRQWQVTLPFDKTQLMLKSRRQNPLTPSTSINRQTLDLAREMSILGEKFNNQLPFTSHLKDVAKRADRPLVELKMQEQDRQVYFQSLLHHRDLAPLCMFFKVHQQKSSPHFNVESAGASLNLHQIVQIGSTLVEASRIRRQLLPKITETQFGFTKDKAARNATFVMRMPTERAIQRQQNMYLVFIDYQKAFDKVQHLELLKVLINIRIVDKDMRLIQSVYQDQVAAVRLSDGTANWFSIKRGVRQVCVRSPNFFNLCCKRLKIVRRESTSAVARSQTFVL from the exons ATGACTGTTGAACATATCAGGGCTGTGCAGTCGCTCATCACCTCATGGGGCCGACAATGGCAGGTTACACTTCCATTTGATAAAACTCAGCTCATGTTAAAATCCCGTCGACAGAATCCACTAACCCCATCCACTAGCATTAATAGGCAAACACTCGATCTGGCCAGAGAAATGAGCATCCTTGGAGAGAAGTTTAATAATCAACTGCCATTTACTAGTCATCTAAAGGATGTGGCCAAAAGAGCAG ACCGTCCCCTTGTGGAACTAAAGATGCAAGAACAGGATCGCCAGGTCTACTTCCAGTCTCTCCTGCACCACAGGGACTTGGCGCCGTTGTGCATGTTCTTCAAGGTCCACCAGCAGAAGTCATCACCTCACTTC AATGTGGAATCAGCTGGTGCATCTCTAAACCTCCATCAAATAGTTCAAATCGGCAGTACACTTGTGGAGGCTTCA aggatcagaagacaactcctacccAAAATAACAGAAACCCAGTTTGGGTTTACGAAGGATAAAGCTGCGAGAAACGCTACCTTTGTTATGAGAATGCCTACTGAGAGAGCCATCCAGCGCCAGCAGAACATGTACTTGGTTTTCATTgattatcaaaaagcttttgataaagtCCAGCACTTAGAATTGCTCAAAGTCCTCATAAACATCCGGATAgttgacaaagatatgagactaatccaatcagtctaccaagatcaagtTGCAGCAGTCCGCCTATCCGATGGAACAGCTAACTGGTTctccatcaagcgaggtgtccgacaagtTTGTGTGAGGTCACCCAACTTCTTCAATTTATGCTGCAAGAGActgaagatcgtcaggagggaatcgaCATCAGCGGTGGCAAGATCACAAACCTTTGTTCTGTAG
- the LOC125044151 gene encoding uncharacterized protein LOC125044151, whose translation MRPRATPPSSRSTSSCTRATAHSAFASCENVVSPALNLPALDVLCGDAGENCTPEKLFSYFGNNEFAPFNITYVWATEDLEDEANIWGNATLTLHPFDVSTTPCNTSDPAMHCQCSDCLPSCPAVPELPPPTQQKEPPVVSVDALTLSLALAYAMVAAAVVSASCFWSKVDQRGEGHPDNAGRRRVAGGAHGRRREGLQIRVLASRKGDMLWDIAKVESF comes from the exons ATGAGA ccGAGAGCCACACCTCCATCCTCTCGGTCGACTTCCTCGTGCACAAGAGCTACAGCCCACAGCGCCTTTGCCTCCTGTGAGAACGTGGTCTCGCCGGCTCTGAACTTGCCGGCGCTGGACGTCCTCTGCGGCGACGCTGGGGAGAACTGCACGCCCGAAaa gCTGTTCTCGTACTTCGGCAACAACGAATTCGCTCCCTTCAACATCACGTACGTGTGGGCGACCGAGGACCTGGAGGACGAGGCCAACATCTGGGGCAACGCCACGCTCACCCTGCATCCCTTCGACGTCTCCACCACGCCGTGCAACACCTCG GACCCGGCCATGCACTGCCAGTGTTCCGACTGCCTGCCCTCGTGCCCCGCCGTCCCCGAGCTCCCGCCGCCGACGCAGCAGAAGGAACCGCCCGTCGTGAGTGTGGACGCCCTCacgctctccctcgccctcgcctacGCTATGGTCGCCGCCGCCGTGGTGTCCGCTTCCTGCTTCTGGAGCAAGGTCGACCAGCGAGGAGAAG GGCATCCGGACAACGCAGGGAGACGCAGGGTGGCAGGAGGTGCTCACGGCCGGCGTCGCGAGGGCCTCCAGATCCGCGTTCTCGCATCTCGGAAGGG AGACATGCTATGGGACATTGCAAAGGTTGAAAGCTTCTGA